The following is a genomic window from Rhizobium rhododendri.
TGGCGGCAGCCGTCGTCGTCCGCTCGATGCTGGGGGTCAGCCCCAGCGCCTACGAGGAGGCCTGCGCCATCATGGGGCCCGAGAATGCGGCGACGGTCATGGCTTGCGTGTTGGAACGAGCCGGCAGCATCACGTCGGCGGGCGGATATCTGCGCGACCTCACCCGCAGGACGGAGCGCGGCGAGTTCGCCATCGGTCCGATGCTGATGTCGCTCGCAAGGGCCAATGGCGGCAGACGCCAGCGGACAGGGTGAGGTGACATTAGGGTGACGGAGAGCCCCGATTCGGTCGAGGGCGGACAGGCCAGCTATCACCAGGGTGTGAGAACGCCCCCGCAGATTTACTTTCGGTAGTTATGCATTTCGCCAGGTAGCCTATCAGACGTTTTGGGGCCGGCGGCGGATTGGCGGCGTGCCGTTTTGCCATGGTTTTCTCGCACAGTATTCCGATGCTTTGTACAAATAATGAATGCGTGAGAAAATGACCTGTTGCAAGCGTGTTTTATGGTTGAAATGCGGCCCCGCCAGACTCGTAGCGTCACCTCGCACAAGCAATGGGTCGTCCACAAGCCTAACGCGCTCTGGTGGCCATTCGTGGCGGAAATCCTGAAAGCCACGGAATTCGGAGGAGGGGAGGGGCGAGAGGGGGCGCCAGAGAAAAAGACTATGGAAAAATTCGCATTCGCTCGGCAAGTGTGGCGTTTAGCTCCCCGTCACGTTCTGGATGTGACGGCTCACCGATGGAAACCCATGAGGTCTACTCAGAGGCGAAGATACCCGGCGTGGCCAGCCATGCTCCAACCACACTTGGCTCGAGAGGAACGCTTGATTGCCCACGAGACAAGCCAACGGCTGGGCCAACTTGATGTGGATCACTTCAGATCAGAACTTGTAACCGACCAGCAACCCGGCGCGTGTAATCCTAGGATTTGGGCCGTCGCAGAGATTGCCGTGCGAGGAGTGATTGATCTGGGCCATCCCAAGCCTAATCACAGATACCCCCCTCGATTAAATCTGTGTTTTCCCGCTTCTCATGCCTAGACCTAAACCTTTACAACAATAAGTCTATTGAACTTAATCGTGCACTTGCCCTTGCATGCAGCGATGGTACGGTTGGCCATGCCTCAATTTTTACCCACCTTTTCGACACTATCTCCATCAGATCGACGGATCGTATCGCTGCTCCTTGACTCGGGACCAATGTCTCGGGCTGAATTAGCTGATCGAACCGGCGTGACTCGTCCTGCCGTCACCCAAATGGTAGCCAGCCTCGATCGCTTTGGCCTAGTGGAGGAAGGTCCGAGCCGCAGAGGACTACGTGGTCAACCAGCGCGCCCAATCAGTATCCGTGGTGCTGCGGGGTATTCGGGAGGCATCAGTTTTTCACAAACGTACCTCGATGCCGCAATCATAGACATGACCGGGCGTCCAATCGGTCAGAAGCGCTTGCCCCTTACATCGCCCGATCCCGAGACTGTCGCAAAAGTCGCTCAAACAGCCTTACTTGCTATCAAAGCCGAAGCGTCAGTCAAGAACATGAGCCTATTGGGGATCGGCTTCGCGATGCCTGGTGATTTCTGGATTGGGAAAGCGCTCTTGGCGGCCCACGTTTACTTTCCCGGCTTCGATAAGCTCGACGCACAGTCATTCTTCCAGGCACGGTTCGAAGAACGTATTTTCGTGGAGAATGATGGGCGGACATGCATCATGGGCGAGCGGCTCGCGGGGGTTGGCCGTGGGCATAGCGATTTCATGCTGGTTCATATTGGCCACGGCGTGGGTGGCGGCCTGTTCCTTGACAACCGTCTCTATAGAGGGGCCCATCTAAACGCCGGTCCGCTGTACACCTTTTTCCCGATCGATCAGCCTCGCCCCTCGGGTCAGGACTTGCTAGAGACCTTACGCAGGGCGGGCTTTTCGGCGAAGGATTTCGACACGCTCGAGGAAGCAGGATCGGACGAAGCCGCGGTAATCGCAGAATGGACCACGCGCGCTGGAACCCAGCTCGCTCCTTATTTACATCATGTCGCCAACGTTCTCGACCCGGAATTCATCATCGTTGGAGGGCGGCTGCCAGCGTCGATCCTTTCGGCGATCGTAGAAGCTACCGGTCTGCCATTGGAAGCGCTGGAGAATCAGATCGCGGGGTCCCCCCCAGTCGTTCGCGCTTCGTCGCTCGGCGCAGAAGCCGGCGCGATCGGCGCAGCGTCAGTCCCTATATTCGATCTATTGCATGCATGATCCGCCAATCATGCATGCAATGACGTTATCGAAGTCAATATATAAATTACATGCGGCATGGCGCTCAGTTGGTACTCTATTACGGATTTGTCTTGAAGGACTTGATAACAGTCGGGCTGTTGAAGCCGTTATAGACTCGGAGAGACATCCAGTAGGTAGTGTTGGGTCTGAGGTTGGTGAAATTCCAGGACTTGGCCGTGAACCCGTGGCTGGTGCCGGCGATAGCCTTGCCCTGATAGGCGTCGAGTTCGCTGGCATAGAGCGCCGTGTACGCTCCCGCATGCGGCACTGCACCGCCAAAGACAGGCTGGACACCTTCGTTGTCCACCGTGAAGCTCAGAGCGGCCGTCTTGGATGCCGGATTGATGACGATATCTGTTGGCACGCTGGGGTCATGGCTGGTGGGTGTCACATGAACCGCGTCCGAAGGTGCGCTCGACCCCTGAGCGTTGAACGCGCTGACTTGAACAGTTACCGGCTCGTCATTGCGAGCCACCTCGACATAGGCCGTGTAGGCATAGGCCGGAAAGTTGAAAGGACCGTAGTCCCGGCCGTGCTGACGCGCTGTCACCGAATAGCCCTGTTCTGCCGGCTGTGCTGGCTGCCCAGCCCATGTCACCTGGACGTTTCCATTTCCGCCGACGTCGGCGGTGATAACCGGCGCCTTAGGTGCACCGATCCCGGGCACTTCTACCGGCACGTTCTGCTCGTTGAGCTTCGAACCGTCGCTGACCAGCGTAGGTTGCCATCCATCGCTTCCCGCGAGATAAATTCCCGGTGCCAGTGCCGCCACCTCACTCGCCGTCAAGGGCACGTTGCTCTTGGGAGACGCGGATTCACGTTGGGAAATATCGAACGGCGAAGATCCCTGCCCATTCATATCACCGTATTTCGTGTTGTATTCGCGATAGGTAGAAGTGGGCAGATTGTTCGTCCCCGGCTGCCCATTCATAGGCGGTACAAACTCAATCCACCCATCATCGGTGATCTGTGGCCCCATTGTCGAGTTGAGGAAGTAGACCGTCGAACGACTACCCCATGGGCGACCCAGCCAAGCGTTGGTCATATATGGGCTGTCAAACAGAAACCGTGTATTATTGAAAACAAACCCGCTATCTTCGCTTTCGGTCTCACGCTTTTGAGCGGTAATGGTATTTTCACCGATAAGACTGCCGTGAAGCTTGGTCTTCAACGTGCAACCATCGAAAACCGCCTTTCCATTCCCAAAAATGTAGTCGACATATCCTTCGACGTAGCAGTTGCTGAAATAGGCCCTTTTCAGGCCAGATAGGTACAGGGTATCCTGGCCTCCAAGGACCCGAACGGCACGATAAACTGCCCGATCGCCATTCGAAAGAAGCGCTACCGCCTGCGCATTATTTTGATATCCAGGTCTTTCATAATCAGCGGTGTTCTGGATAGTCAGATTGCTGACATAGGCGTCATCACCATTAATCGCGACGGTATAACTGCCGGAAGTCCCGTAAGGTTGGCCAGTCGCTTGATTGGTCGCGCCCGCCGAATGATTACCGGTAATAACGACCTTGGTCGCGTCGGTCCCCGTTCCGATGAGCTTGACGTTCGGCTGCGTAATATTGATCGTTTCTGAGTAGACGCCCGGTGGAATCCGGATCGTTCCGCCTGTGGCAGGAAGTGCGTTGATTGCAGCTTGGATGGTCGAGAAACTACCTCCATTACCATCTTCGCCCTGCAAAATGACGCCGTTCGGATCGACGTTGGCAGTAAACCCCGTCCGTGCCGCGGTTGCGACGTCAGAAGGCGGATTTCCTGGACTTGCTGTGCCACATGGTGTCTTTATCGTGCTGTCGAGAAATTTCCCGGAATTGCATGGCTGCATGTCGACATCGAGGAAATAGCTCCCCTTCAACGTGTTCTGATATGCCACGACTTCACGCGGCGACAGCGGCGAGGAGAAGATCGTCGCGGTCTCGTAACCGGGCAGGGCCTTAATGGGGTTAATCGTCGGCGATCCCTGCCCTGGTGCGCTTGCGGCTCCGAGGACCCACGGCCCCACGCCACCGAACGTCAAAGGGTTGGGCCTTCCGGTTGGCGTTCCGGTGGGGAACGGGACATGCGGGAAGCCCGAATCTAAAAGCGCCTGATCCCATTGATAGGCAGTGAAGGCGAGGAAGTATGTGTATGGGGCAAACCGGTCGACACGGACTTTGCCGTCTGGCGTGAACGTGTAATAAACCCATTCAACACCCCAGAATGTGCCGGTGGGTCCCAGCAAATCCATATCCCAGGACTGCTGCCAAAATGCGGTGGTAGGCTTTCCGGTCTGAAGCATGCTCTTCCCGAAGGCCCACTTTTGACCTGAAGCTGCGGGCTGGGCGCCTAGCATGAACGACAAATAGCCATCGTTGCCGGATGAACTCAGGAGTGACAGCGTTGATCCACCCGTCGGCGCAGTGTTGTCGCGGGTTTTCTGGACGAGCATCACGGTAAAGCCCGTATTCGGATCAACCTGTGCAAGGGTAGTCGTTTCGAGTGACGAGTTCGCAGGAAAATTGAAACCGGTTCGCCCTGTCGATGCATCATAGAACGTCTCCGTATCCTTCGGCGCAGGATAATCGACGTTTGCAAGGGAGTCATGGATAAAAAATTTTGGATAGTCGCCGAATACAGGCGCAAGCTTGGGGGTAAGGGCTTGCGATACCTTATCGGTCGCCTTTTTTGTGCAATCCGCTTGATCCGTGCATGATTGGGCGTGGGCAGGGGCCGAGACAGCGATCAAAATGGCCAGCGTCGAGCACCGTGCGACTAATGATTTCCACATCTTCATCACAATTTCCTATTGATCCGAGTTATGTTGATTTCTAGTTTCCGAGCTTGCTTGTGTTACGACGCCCGATCTGCTTCAACATATCGCCCACGACATCGGGATAGTCGGTGGTGATAAGGTTCGTACGGTTGATGATGGCCATCTCTGGATCACCGCGGTAATCCGGGATGATGCCATCAGCGGACGAAGACCTCGGGTCCGTTATGTGCTGATGGCAGCATTTGCTTGAGCCAATAGGCACGCCTTCTGGAAAGGTGTTGCTTTCATGGTACGTGGAGAATGATTGCTTCTGATCAACATAGTCAAAATATTT
Proteins encoded in this region:
- a CDS encoding pectinesterase family protein translates to MKMWKSLVARCSTLAILIAVSAPAHAQSCTDQADCTKKATDKVSQALTPKLAPVFGDYPKFFIHDSLANVDYPAPKDTETFYDASTGRTGFNFPANSSLETTTLAQVDPNTGFTVMLVQKTRDNTAPTGGSTLSLLSSSGNDGYLSFMLGAQPAASGQKWAFGKSMLQTGKPTTAFWQQSWDMDLLGPTGTFWGVEWVYYTFTPDGKVRVDRFAPYTYFLAFTAYQWDQALLDSGFPHVPFPTGTPTGRPNPLTFGGVGPWVLGAASAPGQGSPTINPIKALPGYETATIFSSPLSPREVVAYQNTLKGSYFLDVDMQPCNSGKFLDSTIKTPCGTASPGNPPSDVATAARTGFTANVDPNGVILQGEDGNGGSFSTIQAAINALPATGGTIRIPPGVYSETINITQPNVKLIGTGTDATKVVITGNHSAGATNQATGQPYGTSGSYTVAINGDDAYVSNLTIQNTADYERPGYQNNAQAVALLSNGDRAVYRAVRVLGGQDTLYLSGLKRAYFSNCYVEGYVDYIFGNGKAVFDGCTLKTKLHGSLIGENTITAQKRETESEDSGFVFNNTRFLFDSPYMTNAWLGRPWGSRSTVYFLNSTMGPQITDDGWIEFVPPMNGQPGTNNLPTSTYREYNTKYGDMNGQGSSPFDISQRESASPKSNVPLTASEVAALAPGIYLAGSDGWQPTLVSDGSKLNEQNVPVEVPGIGAPKAPVITADVGGNGNVQVTWAGQPAQPAEQGYSVTARQHGRDYGPFNFPAYAYTAYVEVARNDEPVTVQVSAFNAQGSSAPSDAVHVTPTSHDPSVPTDIVINPASKTAALSFTVDNEGVQPVFGGAVPHAGAYTALYASELDAYQGKAIAGTSHGFTAKSWNFTNLRPNTTYWMSLRVYNGFNSPTVIKSFKTNP
- a CDS encoding ROK family transcriptional regulator; the encoded protein is MSRAELADRTGVTRPAVTQMVASLDRFGLVEEGPSRRGLRGQPARPISIRGAAGYSGGISFSQTYLDAAIIDMTGRPIGQKRLPLTSPDPETVAKVAQTALLAIKAEASVKNMSLLGIGFAMPGDFWIGKALLAAHVYFPGFDKLDAQSFFQARFEERIFVENDGRTCIMGERLAGVGRGHSDFMLVHIGHGVGGGLFLDNRLYRGAHLNAGPLYTFFPIDQPRPSGQDLLETLRRAGFSAKDFDTLEEAGSDEAAVIAEWTTRAGTQLAPYLHHVANVLDPEFIIVGGRLPASILSAIVEATGLPLEALENQIAGSPPVVRASSLGAEAGAIGAASVPIFDLLHA